One segment of Micromonospora parathelypteridis DNA contains the following:
- a CDS encoding M16 family metallopeptidase has translation MTVPVGSSDPRRLHRRRLSNGLRVVLLPHWPTPRCAVSVHHATGFRSELPGQEGLAHLVEHLMFRGSESLPSGRFYDDLHPLGGTANGTTHADYTDYYQVVPAEALEQALFREADRLRAPAFTDGELATQLVEVGREIQVMRDSRLYGNLPWPGLPAVMFRSFANAHDGYGEVSRLADLTVDDCAAFFDAHYVPSGAVLTIVTPHAPEQVWPLVERHFGTVPARIGVASRHVDEPPPGDHRVAEQSFEGARRTAVALGYRLPDPHLALSEYVVHMVLARLTSRWRSERAVRASAGCGFFGPLDALAPDAFVVTSVLPDDLTPDDFVADLLAEWGRLGDSTLDRDRVRRAAAELSGEHRRQQAGLVERCRALGRFELLFDRAELVDELPRLISGTSAGQVARAAHTLVGEPRALLVAGPPVAARTAPARVPRPVEVPPSPSAGPLRTAAELGVTACGPRVPPALGEPVPPALSGAREVCLDNGLRVVAVPDHRAELAEIRLRVPLGPYGWESPGRVDFLLRALGAQTDATGRAATLGGGLHLSQDGQWADLSGWAPITRLAALMSVVGDVLNPGPLPAWRPLPVRRGAPPSPQQRMDEALRRRWARAEASADPPAEMTALHRHVFRPAVATLVVVAPADAVTVLATVAAPLVDWVGDAATPVAPDLRAEPELLVLAEPGGDVAHLSLSGREPDEGSPEAARYLTTALLGGYTEARLVARCRRLGRADHVMLARRDVLAGHRRASVRLAVPREALGQAVADVRAEVAALVAEPPPVEEVEAVRRYCSAQLLSAFDSPAALADALRHTTAAGRGLHWLVRRPELLRAPRPEDLSAAAHDLFGALRHVVVIGDVPADLAPADLTG, from the coding sequence ATGACCGTCCCAGTCGGGTCCTCGGACCCCCGTCGACTGCACCGTCGCAGACTGTCGAACGGGCTGCGGGTGGTGCTGCTCCCCCACTGGCCAACCCCGCGCTGCGCCGTGAGCGTGCATCACGCCACCGGGTTCCGCTCGGAGCTGCCTGGTCAGGAGGGGCTCGCCCACCTGGTGGAGCACCTGATGTTCCGGGGCAGTGAGAGCCTGCCCTCGGGGCGCTTCTACGACGACCTGCACCCGCTCGGCGGCACGGCGAACGGCACCACGCACGCCGACTACACCGACTACTACCAGGTGGTCCCGGCCGAGGCCCTGGAGCAGGCGTTGTTCCGTGAGGCGGATCGGCTGCGCGCGCCGGCGTTCACCGATGGGGAACTGGCGACCCAGCTCGTCGAGGTGGGCCGGGAGATCCAGGTGATGCGCGACAGCCGGTTGTACGGCAACCTGCCGTGGCCGGGGCTGCCCGCGGTGATGTTCCGCTCGTTCGCCAACGCCCACGACGGGTACGGCGAGGTGAGCCGACTGGCCGACCTGACGGTGGACGACTGCGCCGCGTTCTTCGACGCCCACTACGTGCCCTCGGGCGCGGTGCTGACGATCGTCACCCCGCACGCCCCGGAACAGGTGTGGCCGCTCGTCGAGCGGCACTTCGGTACGGTGCCGGCCCGCATCGGTGTCGCGTCCCGCCACGTCGACGAGCCGCCGCCGGGCGATCACCGGGTGGCCGAGCAGTCGTTCGAGGGGGCGAGGCGGACGGCGGTGGCGTTGGGCTACCGGCTGCCGGATCCGCACCTGGCCCTGTCCGAGTACGTCGTGCACATGGTGCTGGCCCGGCTCACCAGCCGTTGGCGTTCGGAGCGGGCCGTACGCGCCAGCGCCGGGTGCGGCTTCTTCGGGCCGCTGGACGCGTTGGCGCCGGACGCCTTCGTGGTCACGTCCGTGCTCCCGGACGACCTCACCCCGGATGATTTCGTCGCGGACCTGTTGGCCGAGTGGGGGCGGCTAGGTGATTCCACTCTCGACCGGGACCGGGTGCGTCGGGCGGCTGCGGAGTTGTCCGGTGAGCACCGCCGTCAGCAGGCGGGGCTCGTGGAGCGTTGCCGCGCCCTGGGCCGTTTCGAGCTGCTGTTCGACCGGGCCGAGCTGGTCGATGAGCTGCCCCGGCTGATCAGCGGCACGTCCGCCGGGCAGGTGGCGCGGGCCGCCCACACCCTGGTCGGGGAGCCGCGCGCCCTGCTCGTGGCGGGTCCCCCGGTCGCCGCGCGGACCGCGCCCGCACGGGTGCCCCGGCCGGTCGAGGTGCCGCCGTCCCCGAGCGCCGGCCCGCTGCGGACCGCCGCCGAGTTGGGCGTCACCGCCTGCGGTCCTCGGGTGCCGCCGGCGCTGGGTGAGCCGGTGCCGCCGGCGCTCAGCGGGGCGCGCGAGGTGTGTCTGGACAACGGGCTGCGGGTGGTCGCGGTCCCGGACCACCGGGCGGAGCTGGCGGAGATCCGGCTGCGGGTGCCGCTGGGCCCGTACGGCTGGGAGTCCCCGGGCCGGGTCGACTTCCTGCTGCGGGCCCTGGGCGCGCAGACCGATGCCACGGGCCGGGCCGCGACGCTCGGCGGTGGCCTGCACCTGTCGCAGGACGGGCAGTGGGCGGACCTGAGTGGCTGGGCGCCGATCACGCGCCTGGCCGCGCTGATGTCCGTGGTGGGAGACGTCCTGAACCCCGGCCCACTGCCCGCGTGGCGACCGTTGCCGGTCCGCCGCGGCGCGCCGCCCTCGCCCCAGCAGCGTATGGACGAGGCGCTGCGCCGACGCTGGGCACGAGCCGAGGCGTCGGCGGACCCGCCGGCCGAGATGACCGCCCTGCATCGGCACGTGTTCCGTCCGGCCGTAGCCACGCTGGTCGTGGTCGCCCCGGCGGATGCCGTGACCGTGCTGGCGACCGTGGCGGCACCACTCGTGGATTGGGTCGGGGACGCCGCGACGCCGGTGGCCCCCGACCTGCGCGCCGAGCCGGAGTTGCTCGTGCTGGCCGAGCCCGGAGGGGACGTCGCGCATCTCAGCCTCAGTGGACGGGAGCCGGACGAGGGCTCGCCGGAGGCGGCCCGGTACCTGACGACGGCGTTGCTGGGCGGGTACACCGAGGCCCGGTTGGTGGCCCGGTGCCGACGGCTGGGCCGCGCCGACCACGTGATGCTCGCGCGGCGTGACGTGCTGGCCGGGCACCGGCGGGCGTCGGTGCGGCTGGCCGTTCCGCGCGAGGCCCTCGGGCAGGCGGTGGCGGACGTACGGGCCGAGGTGGCCGCCCTGGTCGCCGAGCCGCCGCCGGTCGAGGAGGTGGAGGCGGTGCGCCGGTACTGCTCGGCGCAACTGCTGTCGGCCTTCGACTCGCCGGCGGCGCTGGCGGACGCGCTGCGGCACACCACCGCGGCGGGGCGTGGGCTGCACTGGCTGGTGCGGCGACCGGAGCTGCTGCGGGCGCCGCGGCCGGAGGATCTCAGCGCGGCGGCCCACGACCTGTTCGGCGCGCTGCGTCACGTCGTGGTGATCGGCGACGTGCCGGCCGATCTGGCTCCGGCGGACCTGACCGGGTAG
- a CDS encoding flavoprotein: protein MSAPPPPEFLQAPELRLERLLLVVTGSASASNVPNWLNWLRDTYADLDVAVVATRSALRFVTRDALALRTDHPVVVDAWDDCTRARHVEHAQWADGILVYPATFHFVARFALGLADSPALLTLQCTSAAIGLAPALPPGGLDSPAFQRHWATLAEQRNIALVPPMPARSLTTGRDDGWVCPPLPEALRRLEERRLGLVGGVEAVLAGGAAA, encoded by the coding sequence ATGAGTGCCCCACCCCCGCCGGAGTTCCTTCAGGCGCCGGAGCTGCGCCTGGAACGGCTGCTGCTCGTGGTCACCGGCTCGGCCTCGGCCAGCAACGTGCCCAACTGGTTGAACTGGCTCCGCGACACGTACGCCGACCTCGACGTCGCCGTGGTGGCGACCCGCAGCGCCCTGCGCTTCGTCACCCGCGACGCGCTCGCCCTGCGGACCGATCACCCGGTGGTCGTCGACGCGTGGGACGACTGCACGCGGGCCCGGCACGTCGAGCACGCCCAGTGGGCCGACGGCATCCTGGTGTACCCGGCGACCTTCCACTTCGTGGCCCGGTTCGCCCTGGGTCTCGCGGATTCCCCGGCCCTGCTGACGCTGCAGTGCACGAGCGCGGCGATCGGTCTGGCGCCGGCGCTGCCGCCGGGCGGGCTGGACAGCCCGGCCTTCCAGCGGCACTGGGCGACGCTGGCGGAGCAGCGCAACATCGCCCTCGTACCGCCGATGCCCGCGCGCAGCCTCACCACGGGCCGCGACGACGGTTGGGTGTGCCCTCCGCTGCCGGAGGCCCTGCGCCGGCTGGAGGAGCGTCGCCTGGGCCTGGTCGGCGGCGTCGAGGCGGTTCTGGCTGGCGGGGCAGCGGCATGA
- a CDS encoding LLM class flavin-dependent oxidoreductase, translated as MTAYSIMMPFAPQRPEQLLPFAALTQWSASCLWQGQGNVGDTHISFAHAAASGFRVPMGTSVNLMPFLHPYDAALRAQTLAATTGHRFVAGFGPGAAVLQRGVLGAPYRSQLGAVREYATIVRSLLEHGEVHLEGEYFHCGMQLARYPRPAVEIGLGVLRPRMAELAGEVADVAITWLTPAAYLRDTVLPALRRGAERAGRPTPRLVAVVPMALRHADRDPVALALASNSGHMRLPHYRDMLQRSGISVDVAADAQASGRALIDGGAFLYGDPAELALGIKEFVAAGVDEVVLNMSGVCATYGSRRTLGELETVLGETSP; from the coding sequence ATGACCGCGTACTCGATCATGATGCCCTTCGCGCCGCAGCGCCCCGAACAGCTCCTGCCGTTCGCCGCGCTGACCCAGTGGTCGGCGTCCTGCCTCTGGCAGGGCCAGGGCAACGTCGGCGACACCCACATCAGCTTCGCCCACGCGGCGGCCAGCGGTTTCCGGGTGCCGATGGGCACCTCGGTCAACCTGATGCCGTTCCTGCACCCGTACGACGCCGCCCTGCGGGCGCAGACCCTGGCGGCCACCACCGGTCACCGGTTCGTGGCCGGTTTCGGACCCGGCGCGGCGGTCCTGCAACGAGGGGTGCTGGGCGCTCCGTACCGCAGTCAGCTCGGCGCGGTACGCGAGTACGCGACAATCGTGCGGTCGCTGTTGGAGCACGGCGAGGTGCACCTCGAAGGGGAGTACTTCCACTGCGGGATGCAGTTGGCCCGCTACCCCCGCCCGGCCGTGGAGATCGGCCTGGGCGTGCTGCGGCCGCGGATGGCGGAACTGGCCGGGGAGGTCGCCGACGTGGCGATCACCTGGCTCACGCCCGCGGCGTACCTGCGCGACACCGTGCTCCCGGCGCTGCGCCGGGGGGCCGAACGGGCCGGACGACCCACGCCGCGGCTGGTCGCCGTCGTGCCGATGGCGCTGCGCCACGCCGACCGCGACCCCGTCGCCCTGGCGCTGGCCAGCAACTCCGGGCACATGCGTCTGCCGCACTACCGCGACATGTTGCAGCGTTCGGGTATCTCGGTGGACGTCGCCGCGGACGCGCAGGCCAGCGGTCGGGCCCTGATCGACGGGGGCGCCTTCCTCTACGGCGACCCCGCCGAGCTGGCGCTGGGCATCAAGGAGTTCGTGGCGGCGGGCGTCGACGAGGTCGTGCTGAACATGTCCGGTGTCTGCGCCACGTACGGCTCGCGGCGGACTCTCGGTGAGCTGGAGACCGTCCTCGGGGAGACGTCGCCATGA
- a CDS encoding ABC transporter ATP-binding protein — translation MRTSRTPVLAGERQPDRPLRLLRDLVTAHPPTMAFIGLLALVSTAGTLALPWAVGQLIAALGAGSTQRWTVLLIVFGLGAALSNALATFLLSRLGQQMICRLRVRTMGHVLRLPLADVRREGSGNLVSRITADTSRVKKLIDVGPIQLPIAGLTAVGTLVIMGFLDWVLLAMTLAAFLVAAALIVGVVRRLRRSYAAVQETTGTLAQRFVTAVDSIKVIKAYRAEASVTADLAGQADTVARREIDAARMEALMTPVVNLGQQIALVAVVSGGGARVVAGGLSLADFVAFLLYLLQLTGPFMMIAAGVTALKMGAVARDRFTGLFAMPQEAGPDEALPAPQGPAASTPAVRFDNVGFRYGAEPILRDVSFEVPARGLTAVVGLSGAGKTTAMELIQRFADVTDGSIRVFGNDVRQWSLDELRGRIAFVDQGSSSVQDTVRRNLTLGRGDNAYSDGDLMSALHRVGLADDIRRLPDGLDTVLAGGVDLSGGQRQRLAIARALLSEAPLVLLDEPSSHLDSINEQRLRDLIDEIAATRAVVVVAHRISTIRHADHVVVMQAGAVIGQGSHDNLVQTCPNYTDLVRGQLLVGTGVN, via the coding sequence GTGCGTACTTCGCGAACTCCTGTCCTTGCCGGCGAGCGCCAGCCGGACCGCCCGCTACGTCTGCTGCGCGACCTCGTCACGGCGCATCCGCCGACCATGGCGTTCATCGGCCTGCTGGCGCTGGTTTCCACCGCGGGCACCCTGGCCCTGCCGTGGGCCGTCGGCCAGCTGATCGCCGCTCTCGGCGCGGGCAGCACCCAGCGGTGGACGGTGCTGCTGATCGTCTTCGGGCTCGGCGCGGCGCTGTCCAACGCGCTCGCCACGTTCCTGCTGTCCCGCCTCGGTCAGCAGATGATCTGCCGGTTGCGGGTACGCACGATGGGCCACGTCCTGCGGCTGCCCCTTGCCGACGTACGCCGGGAAGGCAGCGGCAACCTGGTCAGCCGCATCACGGCGGACACCTCCCGGGTCAAGAAGCTGATCGACGTCGGCCCGATCCAGCTGCCCATCGCCGGTCTCACGGCCGTCGGCACGCTGGTGATCATGGGCTTCCTCGACTGGGTGCTGCTGGCGATGACGCTCGCCGCGTTCCTGGTCGCCGCCGCGCTGATCGTGGGCGTGGTGCGGCGCCTCCGGCGCAGCTACGCCGCCGTGCAGGAGACCACCGGGACCCTCGCCCAGCGCTTCGTCACCGCGGTCGACTCGATCAAGGTGATCAAGGCGTACCGGGCGGAGGCGAGCGTGACGGCGGATCTCGCAGGGCAGGCCGACACGGTCGCCCGGCGGGAGATCGACGCCGCGCGGATGGAAGCGCTGATGACTCCCGTGGTCAACCTGGGTCAGCAGATCGCCCTGGTCGCGGTCGTCAGTGGCGGTGGGGCCCGGGTCGTGGCAGGTGGGCTCAGCCTCGCCGACTTCGTCGCGTTCCTGCTCTACCTGCTCCAGCTCACCGGCCCGTTCATGATGATCGCGGCTGGTGTCACGGCACTGAAGATGGGCGCCGTCGCCCGGGACCGCTTCACCGGCCTGTTCGCGATGCCGCAGGAGGCTGGGCCGGACGAGGCGCTGCCGGCGCCGCAGGGCCCGGCGGCATCCACGCCGGCGGTGCGGTTCGACAACGTCGGGTTCCGCTACGGCGCGGAGCCGATCCTGCGGGACGTGTCGTTCGAGGTGCCGGCGCGGGGCCTCACCGCCGTGGTGGGTCTCTCCGGCGCCGGCAAGACGACCGCGATGGAGCTGATCCAGCGCTTCGCCGACGTCACCGACGGCAGCATCCGGGTGTTCGGCAACGACGTCCGGCAGTGGTCGCTCGACGAGCTGCGCGGCCGGATCGCCTTCGTCGACCAGGGTTCCAGCTCGGTGCAGGACACCGTGCGTCGCAACCTGACCCTGGGCCGCGGCGACAACGCGTACTCCGACGGGGACCTGATGTCGGCGCTGCACCGGGTCGGCCTGGCCGACGACATTCGGCGTCTGCCCGACGGTTTGGACACGGTGCTGGCCGGTGGCGTGGACCTCTCCGGCGGCCAGCGGCAGCGCCTGGCCATCGCCCGCGCCCTGCTCAGCGAGGCGCCACTCGTGCTCCTCGACGAACCGTCGTCGCATCTGGACAGCATCAACGAGCAGCGACTCCGGGACCTGATCGACGAGATCGCCGCGACCCGCGCGGTGGTCGTGGTCGCGCACCGCATCTCCACGATCCGGCACGCCGACCACGTCGTGGTCATGCAGGCCGGAGCGGTGATCGGGCAGGGGTCGCATGACAACCTGGTGCAGACCTGCCCGAACTACACGGACCTGGTCCGGGGGCAGCTGCTCGTCGGGACGGGAGTGAACTGA
- a CDS encoding methyltransferase — protein sequence MTEIPPFQQLLTMTDLLVPAAVRAAATLGIADHVAAGATTADEIARRAGSAPDVTDMLLRYLVDIALLDRDVNGGYALTALAEPLRSDHPQSVRAMLRNDGMFGSSGLSLLRLDHTVRTGRPGYVAEFGRDYWDAVNNDPAFVAEWREQGEAADRMDLHWDAGIVVTGYDWSGVGSFVDVGGHLGNLTLALVRAHSHLRGTLLDLRNVSAEAGRRFARSEVADRCTAVEGSFLDPLPEGHDVYLLSAILADWSDDDATLILKRCAEAAGATGKVLVADIAMPVGGAGSELRLRSMMPAPTRTAEDIERLAGAAGLRLSWRGPDTAVRTLLEFVGQ from the coding sequence ATGACCGAGATCCCGCCCTTCCAGCAACTGTTGACCATGACCGACCTTCTGGTCCCGGCAGCCGTGCGAGCGGCCGCGACGCTCGGCATCGCGGACCACGTCGCGGCGGGGGCGACCACCGCCGACGAGATCGCCCGCCGGGCGGGGTCGGCCCCCGACGTGACCGACATGCTGCTCCGCTACCTGGTCGACATCGCATTGCTCGACCGTGACGTGAACGGCGGGTACGCCCTCACCGCCCTCGCCGAGCCGCTGCGTTCCGACCACCCGCAGAGCGTGCGCGCGATGCTGCGCAACGACGGGATGTTCGGCAGCAGCGGCCTTTCCCTGCTGCGGCTCGACCACACCGTACGCACCGGCCGGCCCGGGTACGTGGCCGAGTTCGGCCGCGACTACTGGGATGCCGTCAACAACGATCCGGCCTTCGTCGCCGAGTGGCGGGAGCAGGGCGAGGCCGCGGACCGGATGGACCTGCACTGGGACGCGGGCATCGTCGTGACCGGGTACGACTGGAGTGGCGTCGGAAGTTTCGTCGACGTCGGCGGCCACCTGGGCAACCTGACCCTCGCCCTGGTCCGGGCCCACTCCCACCTGCGCGGGACGTTGCTGGATCTGAGGAACGTGTCGGCAGAGGCGGGTCGGCGCTTCGCTCGAAGCGAGGTCGCGGACCGGTGCACCGCGGTCGAGGGCAGCTTCCTCGACCCGCTTCCGGAGGGGCACGACGTCTATCTGCTCTCCGCCATCCTCGCGGACTGGTCGGACGACGACGCGACCCTGATCCTCAAGCGTTGCGCCGAGGCGGCCGGTGCGACCGGCAAGGTGCTGGTCGCCGACATCGCCATGCCCGTCGGCGGCGCCGGCTCCGAGCTGCGGCTGCGTTCGATGATGCCCGCGCCCACCCGTACCGCCGAGGACATCGAGCGACTGGCCGGGGCCGCGGGTCTCCGGCTCTCCTGGCGCGGACCCGACACGGCGGTCCGGACCCTGCTCGAGTTCGTCGGCCAGTGA
- a CDS encoding LxmA leader domain family RiPP, with product MQDKASNIEELLAGYETYSTAEDIEVSAVSDAPATTPACAASAAVSFMASQIISKTVDDGC from the coding sequence GTGCAGGACAAGGCGAGCAACATCGAAGAGCTGCTGGCTGGCTACGAGACCTACAGCACCGCCGAGGACATCGAGGTTTCGGCTGTCTCGGACGCCCCAGCCACCACCCCGGCCTGCGCCGCCTCGGCGGCCGTCAGCTTCATGGCCAGCCAGATCATCTCGAAGACCGTCGACGACGGCTGCTGA
- a CDS encoding T3SS effector HopA1 family protein — MTLQAQPVTGELSPTVRDAIRQIRVSADRTTAVVGGQEVTADYPRELRRLLAESIYNVLHSGQPDGQVPTRLRDDALEERFIAAVPHRQIEVRGVARSAVQRDPAGRARILVEREGLRIWVPVEALTTTGSAPGEPVTLGVPPWRAALSPGFFLVDGSRQRATDRDFLRIYFHLRDAEHAVGAWATILNHLEDRAVPYRAKVLSAHELYPRRDAIVVYLTDDWAHVADDLARVAQDLPGLEHETSAFVDRVAPGVGAASEPKDAKAGRQGLSFGQHRATVLAAALVEAGDDLSQVEPTVVEHFIAAHIDPTNPARNLPA; from the coding sequence ATGACACTGCAAGCCCAGCCCGTGACGGGGGAACTCTCCCCGACGGTGCGCGACGCGATCAGGCAGATCCGCGTGTCGGCGGACCGGACCACCGCGGTCGTCGGCGGCCAGGAGGTCACGGCCGACTACCCCAGGGAACTGCGCCGCCTGCTCGCGGAGTCGATCTACAACGTGCTGCACTCCGGGCAGCCGGACGGGCAGGTGCCCACCCGGTTGCGGGACGACGCTCTCGAAGAGCGGTTCATCGCCGCGGTTCCACACCGACAGATCGAGGTACGGGGCGTCGCCCGCTCGGCGGTCCAACGCGACCCCGCCGGCCGCGCCCGGATCCTCGTGGAGCGCGAGGGCCTGCGGATCTGGGTCCCCGTGGAGGCCCTCACCACGACCGGGTCCGCACCCGGTGAGCCGGTGACACTGGGCGTACCACCGTGGCGGGCCGCCCTGTCACCGGGATTCTTCCTGGTCGACGGCTCCCGGCAGCGCGCCACCGACCGGGACTTCCTGCGGATCTACTTCCACCTCCGCGACGCCGAGCACGCCGTCGGCGCGTGGGCCACGATCCTGAACCACCTTGAGGACCGGGCCGTGCCGTACCGGGCGAAGGTGCTGTCAGCGCACGAGTTGTACCCGCGCCGCGACGCGATCGTCGTCTACCTCACCGACGACTGGGCGCACGTCGCCGACGACCTGGCCCGGGTGGCGCAGGACCTGCCCGGTCTGGAACACGAGACGTCGGCCTTCGTCGACCGGGTGGCGCCGGGAGTCGGGGCGGCCTCGGAACCCAAGGACGCCAAGGCCGGTCGCCAGGGGCTCAGCTTCGGGCAGCACCGCGCCACCGTCCTGGCCGCCGCCCTGGTCGAGGCGGGCGACGACCTGAGTCAGGTCGAGCCCACCGTCGTCGAGCACTTCATCGCGGCACACATCGACCCCACGAACCCGGCCCGCAACCTGCCGGCCTGA
- the lxmK gene encoding class V lanthionine synthetase subunit LxmK gives MVTKQVMPINLDLAPEVDRLLLELGVGPFVRETVTSPIGRNDAWAGVTENGRDVFVKRLTGRAGDTQGRLRRLLDFEKYAADASFDNVHWPQFIGSDEENFIVVFERIDDAVNGATLMVDETFTLEHAHQVGRAIGHLHSTPPAATVDLDDTTPGFPPVGLLEGIPLSMFLRSSAGEIEAWRLLQNDPELIAAVRRLRDAEAQAPKVPSHCDLRVDQLLIGPEGLFLTDWEEFRLADPARDVGAFAGEWIYRSVLDLVTNRGDDAFLDTEFTHDLVLRRGVDKMRRLLPLVHEFWRAYREVRPEVDDGLAVRATAFAGWHLLDRLIAGALSSARLSAIQRAAAGVGRAALVNPEKFATTLGFGGDR, from the coding sequence GTGGTCACGAAGCAGGTGATGCCGATCAATTTGGATCTGGCACCCGAGGTCGACCGGCTGCTGCTGGAGCTGGGCGTTGGGCCCTTCGTCCGCGAGACTGTCACCTCGCCGATCGGGCGGAACGACGCGTGGGCGGGTGTTACCGAGAACGGCCGGGACGTCTTCGTCAAACGGCTCACCGGCCGGGCCGGCGACACGCAGGGCCGATTGCGCCGCCTGCTCGACTTCGAAAAGTACGCGGCGGACGCCTCTTTCGACAATGTGCACTGGCCGCAATTCATCGGCAGTGACGAGGAAAACTTCATAGTCGTATTCGAGCGCATCGACGACGCGGTCAACGGCGCGACGCTCATGGTCGACGAGACCTTCACGCTGGAGCACGCGCACCAGGTGGGCAGGGCGATCGGGCATCTGCACTCCACCCCGCCCGCGGCCACCGTCGACCTCGACGACACGACACCAGGATTTCCGCCGGTCGGTCTTCTGGAAGGGATACCGCTGTCGATGTTCCTGCGCTCCAGCGCCGGTGAGATCGAAGCGTGGCGGCTCTTGCAGAACGACCCCGAGCTGATCGCCGCCGTGCGGCGACTGCGGGACGCCGAGGCGCAGGCGCCGAAGGTGCCGTCGCACTGCGACCTGCGGGTCGACCAGTTGCTGATCGGTCCGGAGGGTCTGTTCCTCACCGACTGGGAGGAGTTCCGGCTCGCCGATCCGGCCCGTGACGTCGGGGCGTTCGCCGGCGAGTGGATCTACCGGTCGGTCCTGGACCTCGTGACCAACCGGGGCGACGACGCCTTCCTGGACACCGAGTTCACCCACGACCTGGTGCTGCGACGCGGTGTCGACAAGATGCGCCGCCTGCTGCCGCTGGTGCACGAGTTCTGGCGCGCGTACCGCGAGGTTCGACCGGAGGTCGACGACGGCCTGGCGGTCCGCGCGACGGCCTTCGCCGGCTGGCACCTGCTCGACCGACTGATCGCCGGGGCGCTGTCCTCCGCGCGGCTGTCCGCCATCCAGCGCGCCGCCGCCGGAGTCGGACGGGCCGCCCTGGTCAACCCGGAGAAGTTCGCCACCACCCTCGGCTTCGGAGGAGACCGATGA